Proteins from a genomic interval of Leifsonia shinshuensis:
- a CDS encoding SDR family oxidoreductase, which yields MAATRTLFIGGTGVISSACVARALAQGHEVTVVNRGSSELRPLPDGVEVLHADIRDAEGVHRVLGERSFDVAAEFLAFTPEHIRTDFELFEGRVGQYVFISSASAYQTPPSRLPVTESTPLRNPFWQYSRDKIACEDLLVEAYRERGFPITIVRPSHTYDRTMIPTSGHWTDLERMRRGAPVVVHGDGTSRWTITHNTDFAVAFVGLLGRPEAVGDSFHITSDEAPTWDQIYCYLAEALGVEAELVHVASETIAAAIPDLGPGLLGDKAHSMHFDNAKVKALVPEYRASVTFAHGAGEIVDWYLADASRQRLDPDLDAAFDRLVDHARSVV from the coding sequence ATGGCAGCGACACGGACACTCTTCATCGGCGGCACCGGGGTCATCAGCTCCGCGTGCGTCGCCCGGGCCCTCGCCCAGGGCCACGAGGTCACGGTCGTGAATCGCGGGAGCAGCGAGCTGCGCCCGCTCCCCGACGGCGTGGAGGTACTGCACGCCGACATCCGCGACGCCGAGGGCGTCCACCGCGTGCTCGGCGAGCGCAGCTTCGACGTGGCGGCCGAGTTCCTCGCGTTCACGCCGGAGCACATCCGCACCGACTTCGAGCTGTTCGAGGGCCGGGTCGGGCAGTACGTGTTCATCTCCTCGGCGTCCGCCTACCAGACCCCGCCGTCGCGCCTGCCGGTGACCGAGTCGACGCCGCTGCGCAACCCGTTCTGGCAGTACTCGCGCGACAAGATCGCCTGCGAGGACCTCCTGGTGGAGGCGTACCGCGAGCGCGGCTTCCCGATCACGATCGTGCGCCCCTCGCACACCTACGACCGCACCATGATCCCGACCAGCGGCCACTGGACCGACCTGGAGCGGATGCGCCGCGGGGCGCCGGTGGTGGTGCACGGCGACGGAACCAGCCGGTGGACGATCACCCACAACACCGACTTCGCTGTCGCCTTCGTCGGGCTGCTCGGCCGCCCGGAGGCCGTGGGCGACTCCTTCCACATCACCTCCGACGAGGCGCCTACCTGGGATCAGATCTACTGCTACCTGGCCGAGGCGCTCGGTGTGGAGGCGGAGCTCGTGCACGTGGCGAGCGAGACGATCGCGGCCGCGATCCCCGACCTCGGCCCCGGCCTGCTCGGCGACAAGGCGCACTCGATGCACTTCGACAACGCCAAGGTGAAGGCCCTGGTGCCGGAGTACCGGGCCAGCGTGACCTTCGCACACGGCGCGGGCGAGATCGTGGACTGGTACCTGGCCGACGCGTCGCGCCAGCGGCTCGATCCCGACCTCGACGCCGCGTTCGACCGGCTCGTCGACCACGCGCGCTCGGTGGTCTGA